One window from the genome of Nicotiana tomentosiformis chromosome 5, ASM39032v3, whole genome shotgun sequence encodes:
- the LOC138892286 gene encoding uncharacterized protein, whose translation MVHNPSFYFHIHAAIQNDNYKAHLTFNAMIALQNDINREIEESDGGEGNNFSSYHLQTSESNFDEDFDDSERDSQVNIDEILYGPVGIDSGIEDMHKNKKGKYEGKLGGDDQYFDSSDLGSECSDDEREPVGTDEVRDAPARNPSKKFREALQTYSIQKGVNLKLKPNERERVRANCTKKGCPWHILGSIEGSTRNFREITYYPVHKCFKKTRNKMCSPPWIAKNFKDRIISEPQIKLHQIQALIRKAYGLYVSKTSCRRAKMIVVKESMGDYKKEFARLHDYAEMLKFINPGTTVVIRTSKNAEPGNEGTCKGELLSCISNDGNNQMYHVAWAVIEKESKDTWSWFIRCLKHDLNLTEIEGEGLTVMLDMQKGLSLAITQLLPNAEMRWCARHMWVNWKQTCPGEERSKIFWQCARDIFEVYFCKKLDEMDQLGEILFKNY comes from the exons ATGGTACACAACCCGTCATTTTACTTTCATATCCATGCTGCTATACAGAACGATAACTACAAAGCCCATTTAACATTCAATGCTATGATAGCGCTTCAGAACG ATATAAATAGAGAGATAGAAGAATCAGATGGAGGTGAAGGTAATAACTTCTCATCCTATCACCTTCAAACATCAGAATCTAATTTTGATGAGGACTTTGATGATTCTGAAAGG gatTCCCAAGTAAATATAGATGAGATACTATATGGTCCAGTTGGTATAGATTCTGGTATTGAAGATATGCATAAGAACAAAAAGGGAAAATATGAAGGGAAACTAGGAGGGGATGACCAGTATTTTGATAGCTCAGATCTAGGTAGTGAGTGTAGTGATGATGAAAGAGAACCTGTTGGCACTGATGAAGTAAGGGATGCACCGGCTAGGAATCCAAGTAAGAAG TTTAGGGAggcattacagacctattctatTCAAAAAGGTGTGAACCTTAAGTTAAAACCTAATGAGAGGGAAAGGGTTAGGGCAAACTGCACAAAGAAAGGTTGTCCATGGCATATTCTTGGCAGCATAGAAGGTAGCACCAGGAATTTTAGGGAGATTACATACTACCCTGTCCACAAATGCTTCAAGAAGACAAGAAATAAGATGTGTAGCCCACCATGGATTGCAAAGAACTTCAAAGACAGAATAATTAGTGAGCCTCAAATTAAGCTTCATCAAATTCAAGCCTTAATTAGGAAAGCATATGGTCTGTATGTGAGTAAAACTTCCTGCAGAAGAGCAAAAATGATAGTTGTGAAGGAGAGTATGGGTGATTACAAGAAAGAATTTGCTAGGCTTCATGATTATGCAGAAATGCTAAAGTTTATTAATCCTGGAACTACTGTAGTGATAAGGACATCTAAGAATGCAGAACCTGGCAATGAG GGAACGTGTAAAGGTGAACTGCTTTCCTGCATTTCCAATGATGGAAATAATCAAATGTACCATGTGGCTTGGGCAGTAATTGAAAAGGAATCAAAGGATACATGGTCTTGGTTTATCAGATGTCTTAAGCATGACCTGAACTTGACAGAAATTGAAGGAGAAGGGCTGACAGTCATGCTTGATATGCAGAAG GGTCTTAGTCTAGCCATAACTCAGTTATTGCCAAATGCTGAGATGAGGTGGTGTGCTAGACATATGTGGGTTAATTGGAAGCAAACTTGTCCTGGTGAGGAAAGAAGTAAAATATTCTGGCAGTGTGCAAGAGATATATTTGAAGTTTACTTTTGCAAGAAGTTGGATGAAATGGACCAGCTGGGGGAGATATTGTTCAAGAATTACTGA